A window from Onychostoma macrolepis isolate SWU-2019 chromosome 07, ASM1243209v1, whole genome shotgun sequence encodes these proteins:
- the igf2a gene encoding insulin-like growth factor 2a translates to MDDYHLFCASCRKTGKKQTTMRSLILFILSLFMVASPVRTGETLCGGELVDTLQFVCGEDGFYISRPNRSNSRRPQRGIVEECCFRSCELRLLQQYCAKPVKSERDVSSSALQAFPVSQALHKDIPGGPLAVKYSKYEVWQRKAAQRLRRGVPSILLARKFRRQVEKIQEEEQASFHRPLMTLPNRLPAILPHIQINTSHK, encoded by the exons ATGGATGATTACCATCTATTCTGTGCGTCGTGCCGAAAAacggggaaaaaacaaacaacg ATGCGCTCACTGATACTCTTCATTCTGTCATTGTTCATGGTCGCATCCCCCGTGAGAACAGGGGAGACTCTTTGTGGTGGAGAACTAGTGGATACTCTTCAGTTCGTGTGTGGAGAAGATGggttttatatca GCAGGCCGAACAGATCAAACAGCCGCCGTCCTCAGAGAGGAATAGTGGAAGAATGCTGCTTTCGGAGCTGCGAGCTGCGTCTGCTGCAGCAGTACTGCGCAAAGCCCGTGAAGTCCGAGCGAGATGTTTCCTCCAGCGCGCTGCAGGCCTTCCCAGTATCGCAGGCTCTTCACAAG GACATCCCAGGAGGGCCTCTTGCTGTGAAGTATTCCAAATATGAAGTATGGCAGAGAAAGGCCGCCCAGAGGTTAAGGAGAGGGGTCCCATCCATCCTGCTTGCCAGAAAGTTTAGGAGGCAGGTGGAGAAAATCCAAGAAGAGGAGCAAGCCAGTTTCCACCGGCCCCTCATGACCCTTCCCAACAGACTCCCTGCCATCCTTCCACACATTCAGATCAACACGTCCCACAAATGA
- the cpt1aa gene encoding carnitine palmitoyltransferase 1Aa (liver) gives MAEAHQAVAFQFTVGPDGIDLQLSHEALRQVYLSGVHSWKKKFIRFKNGVLNGVYPGSAPGFMLVLAGYLGRAHYLKVDPSLGLLIKLGRHVPVSRYMSTQKQMLVGGVMVGTGLWIAIIFSMRTVLKGLLSWHGWMFAPHGKITWQIRLWLILMKIFSGMQTPMLYSFQNSLPHLPVPSVKDTMRRYLESVQPLLSEEEHQRMQSLALDFEKNLGPKLQWYLKLKSWWATNYVSDWWEEYIYLRGRGPIMVNSNYYVMDFLYAFPTHLQAARAGNIIHAIMLYRRKLDRAQIKPLMLQNTIPMCSSQYERMFNTSRIPGIETDTVQHMSDSRHIVVYHRGRYFKVCMFYDGRLLLPREIEQQMERILADTSEPQPGEETLAALTAGDRVPWACARNAYLRHGKNKKSLDAVEKAAFFVTLDDTEQRYDPANPVETLDRYAKSLLHGKCYDRWFDKSINLIVFKNGTTGLNAEHSWADAPVVGHLWEQVLSMDPVKLGYTADGHCKGDPHPNLPGPQRLQWNILPECHTMIANSLSVAVVLADDVDSHIIPFNDFGKGLIKKCKISPDAFIQFALQLAHYRDKGKFCLTYEASMTRLFREGRTETVRSCTMESCAFVRAMISNQTREEKLRLLTQAAEKHQQMYRLAMTGQGIDRHLFCLYVVSKYLGQDSPFLQEVLSEPWKLSTSQTPFQQGELFDLVNHPEYVTTGGGFGPVADDGYGVAYVILGEKLINFHISSKHSSPETDSHRFGNNIRQAMLDILNLFQLDKKNLK, from the exons TTCGGCAGGTCTACCTCTCTGGAGTTCACTCCTGGAAGAAGAAATTCATTCGCTTTAAG AATGGGGTTTTGAATGGTGTTTACCCAGGGAGTGCACCGGGGTTCATGCTGGTGTTGGCAGGGTACTTGGGAAGAGCTCATTATTTAAAAGTGGACCCTTCCTTAGGCCTGCTCATCAAACTTGGCAGACATGTCCCAGTCAG TAGGTACATGTCTACACAAAAGCAGATGTTAGTTGGGGGTGTCATGGTGGGCACGGGTCTGTGGATTGCTATCATATTCAGCATGAGGACTGTCCTGAAGGGTTTGCTGTCCTGGCACGGCTGGATGTTTGCTCCCCATGGCAAAATAACCTGGCAAATTCGACTATGGCTG ATTCTAATGAAGATTTTTTCTGGCATGCAAACACCAATGCTATACAGCTTCCAGAACTCTCTCCCTCATTTACCTGTGCCATCTGTGAAGGACACCATGAGAAGG TATCTTGAGTCCGTTCAACCACTGCTGAGCGAAGAGGAACACCAAAGAATGCAGAGTCTTGCGCTTGATTTTGAGAAGAACCTTGGACCAAAACTTCAGTGGTACCTCAAGCTGAAGTCTTGGTGGGCCACCAATTAT GTCAGTGACTGGTGGGAAGAATATATCTACTTGAGAGGTCGTGGGCCAATCATGGTTAACAGCAACTATTATGTAATG GACTTTCTTTACGCCTTTCCCACACATCTGCAAGCAGCAAGAGCCGGCAACATCATTCATGCAATCATGCTTTACAGGAGGAAGCTGGACCGGGCTCAAATCAAGCCG CTTATGCTTCAAAACACCATCCCTATGTGCTCATCCCAATATGAGCGCATGTTCAACACCAGTCGCATCCCAGGCATAGAAACAG ACACAGTGCAGCACATGTCTGACAGCAGGCATATTGTGGTGTATCACCGAGGCCGTTACTTTAAAGTATGCATGTTTTATGATGGGCGGTTACTGTTGCCACGGGAGATAGAACAGCAGATGGAGAGGATTCTGGCTGACACCTCAGAGCCGCAGCCTGGAGAGGAAACCCTCGCCGCCCTCACCGCAGGGGACAG agtgcCTTGGGCCTGTGCCCGTAATGCCTACCTCAGACACGGCAAGAACAAGAAGTCTCTGGATGCTGTGGAGAAAGCCGCTTTCTTTGTTACACTGGATGACACAGAGCAGCGCTATGATCCAGCAAATCCTGTGGAAACCCTGGACCGTTACGCTAAATCGCTGCTCCATGGGAAGTGTTATGACAG GTGGTTTGATAAGTCCATAAACTTAATTGTCTTCAAGAATGGAACCACGGGCCTTAATGCAGAACATAGCTGGGCTGATGCTCCTGTTGTTGGCCACCTCTGGGAg CAAGTGCTCTCGATGGACCCTGTTAAGCTGGGCTACACAGCAGATGGCCACTGTAAAGGAGATCCTCACCCTAATCTTCCTGGACCTCAGAGACTCCAGTGGAATATCCTGCCTGAG TGCCACACTATGATTGCCAACTCTCTGTCTGTGGCCGTGGTTTTGGCTGATGACGTGGACTCGCACATCATCCCCTTCAATGACTTTGGGAAAGGCCTGATCAAGAAGTGCAAGATCAGTCCTGATGCCTTCATTCAGTTTGCACTGCAGCTGGCCCATTATAGG GACAAAGGAAAGTTCTGCTTGACTTATGAGGCATCCATGACACGTTTATTCAGAGAAGGCCGTACTGAAACTGTGCGCTCCTGCACCATGGAATCCTGTGCTTTTGTCCGTGCCATGATCAGCAATCAAACG AGAGAAGAGAAGCTTCGTTTACTAACCCAGGCCGCTGAGAAACACCAGCAGATGTATAGACTGGCAATGACTGGTCAGGGCATTGACCGCCATCTCTTTTGCCTCTATGTAGTGTCTAAGTACCTTGGACAGGACTCCCCATTCCTCCAAGAG GTGCTGTCAGAGCCTTGGAAACTCTCCACTAGTCAGACTCCTTTTCAGCAGGGGGAGCTGTTTGATCTGGTGAATCACCCAGAGTATGTAACCACTGGAGGAGGCTTTGGACCT GTTGCTGATGACGGTTATGGTGTGGCCTATGTGATTTTAGGTGAAAAACTCATCAATTTCCACATCTCTTCCAAGCATTCCAGTCCAGAGACG GACTCTCATCGCTTTGGAAACAATATCAGGCAAGCAATGCTTGATATCCTGAATCTGTTTCAGCTTGACAAAAAGAACCTAAAGTGA